In Streptomyces paludis, the genomic stretch TACGGAGTTCGTCACGGCGGGGACGGCCCTGGACGACGACTGGCTCACCATCACCGGGACGGCCGTGGTCAGTGCGGCGGCCGGGACGTTCGTCCAGTCCTTCGTGACCAGCCTCGGCGAGCGGGCCGCCGAGGAGGCCACCGCCCGCACGGGAACACTGTGGCGACGCACCCGCCGCAGGATGGCGACCCGGCGCGGCCGGGAGCGCCGGGAGGCGGCGGAGCGGGAGGCCGGGAAGCGCCGCACGGTGGAGGAGTTCCGTTCGCTCGTCGAGGGGCTCATCACCTTGCAGGGGAGCGGCTCGGGCGTCGCGCATCTGTCCGGGCCCGACGATGTCGCGGTCCTGGAGGTCCATCCCGGTCTGCCGCTCGTCGCGATCGAGCAGATACGCCGGATCGATCTCGGTTCACGGAGGGTGGAGGGGCGGGTCATCGTCTGGGTCTCCCCGTTCCCGGGCTATCCGGAAGGCGTGTGGGCGGAGAGGGGGCCCGGGCGGTTCCGCCATGTGTGGACCACGCACGAACGGTGGGCGAAGGTCCGCCACTGAACGCGTGGTGCCCGCTGAACGCGTGGTCGCGGCGGCGCGGCGCGGGCCTCCGGGAGGTCAGCCGAAGCGCTCGATACGGATCCGGTCCACCGGCTGGCCCGCCGCGACCAGCAGACGCGAGGCGTGCTCGGCGAATGCGTTCGAGCCGCACACATACGCCTCCCAGCCCTCCTCCGGCCCGTCGGCCAGCAGCGCCGCCACCTGGGCGGCCGAGATCCGGCCCACGGGCGCCCCCTCCGGCGCGGTACGGGTGAACACGGGCGTGGTCTCGGCGCCGTACTCCGCCGCGTAGATGAGGTCCCCGGGACCGCGGGCCGAGACCAGCAGGCGCAGCGGCACGGTCAGCGCCCGCGCGCGGCGGTGCCGGACCATGGAGATCAGGGGTACGACGCCGGAGCCGGCCCCGATGAGCAGCGCGGGCCGGTCGCCCGGCCAGGCGAAGAAGCCGCTGAGCGGGCCGCGCACCTCGATCTCGTCGCCGGGCCTGGCGACGGTGTGGAACCAGCCGGACACCTCACCGCCCGCCACATGGTCGAGG encodes the following:
- a CDS encoding ferredoxin reductase, with translation MTDPQTAGTFVPPARFAVPGRIVASNRAAALWQRATLTEIRRETPRAATFRFAVPGWTGHLPGQHLMLRLRAADGYTAQRHYSIASPPDDAGHIELTLDHVAGGEVSGWFHTVARPGDEIEVRGPLSGFFAWPGDRPALLIGAGSGVVPLISMVRHRRARALTVPLRLLVSARGPGDLIYAAEYGAETTPVFTRTAPEGAPVGRISAAQVAALLADGPEEGWEAYVCGSNAFAEHASRLLVAAGQPVDRIRIERFG